In Pectobacterium aroidearum, the following are encoded in one genomic region:
- the rapA gene encoding RNA polymerase-associated protein RapA, with translation MPFTLGQRWISDTESELGLGTVVAVDTRMITLLFPASGENRLYSRSDAPITRVMFNPGDTVTSHEGWQLKVDDVREEKGLLVYCGQRLDDETSAELREVFLDSKLTFNKPQDRLFAGQIDRMDRFALRYRARKHQNEQALQQWGGLRGMRASLIPHQLHIAHEVGQRHAPRVLLADEVGLGKTIEAGMIIHQQLLAGRASRVLIIVPETLQHQWLVEMLRRFNLLFSLFDDERYAEAKLDSSNPFETEQLVICSLGFVQRNAQRFAQLVNADWDLLVVDEAHHLVWSEESPSAEYQAVETLARATPAVLLLTATPEQLGQQSHFARLRLLDPNRFHDYQEFLAEQQQYRPVADAVTLLLAGEKAQTAELNALSDLLGEQDIEPLLKAINSDSDDNQKARQELIAMLMDRHGTSRVLFRNTRQGVKGFPQRILHQIRLPLPSQYQTAIKVSGIMNANKTLEVRARDMLYPEQIYQQLEGDDATWWNFDPRVEWLLNYLTANRDEKVLVICAQAATALQLEQVLRTREAIRAAVFHEGLSILERDRAAAYFASEEEGAQVLICSEIGSEGRNFQFASHLVMFDLPFNPDLLEQRIGRLDRIGQAKEIQILVPYLENTAQAMLVRWYHEGLDAFEHTCPTGRTIYDAHHAQLIERLTTVGEQQGLDEFIHTCRQQHDNLKQQLEQGRDRLLEMHSNGGEQAQLLAQAIAEQDNDVNLVTFALNLFDIVGINQEDRSDNLIILTPSDHMLVPDFPGLPQDGCTITFDRDQALSREDAQFISWEHPLIRNGLDLVLSGDTGSCAVSLLKNKALPVGTLLAELVYVVEAQAPKHLQLTRFLPPTPVRLLMDRKGTNLAAQVEFESFNRQLNAVNRHTSSKLVNAVQADVHAMLQQAEALVEAQARQLITEAQEQADLQLRRELERLEALKAVNPNIREDELTALENQREQVLSNLHEANWRLDAIRLVVVTHQ, from the coding sequence ATGCCTTTTACACTTGGTCAGCGCTGGATCAGCGATACGGAAAGCGAACTTGGACTGGGAACGGTTGTTGCCGTCGATACGCGAATGATAACGCTGCTTTTCCCTGCCAGCGGTGAAAACCGACTTTATTCCCGCAGCGACGCCCCCATCACCCGCGTGATGTTCAACCCCGGCGATACCGTCACCAGCCATGAAGGCTGGCAGCTCAAAGTTGATGACGTGCGAGAAGAAAAAGGGTTGCTGGTGTATTGCGGCCAACGTCTGGACGATGAAACATCGGCGGAACTGCGTGAAGTCTTTCTGGACAGCAAACTGACGTTCAATAAACCACAAGATCGCCTGTTCGCCGGACAGATTGATCGTATGGATCGCTTTGCCCTGCGCTATCGCGCCCGCAAGCATCAGAACGAGCAGGCGCTGCAACAATGGGGCGGTTTGCGCGGCATGCGTGCCAGCCTCATCCCTCATCAGCTTCATATCGCTCATGAAGTCGGCCAGCGTCATGCGCCACGCGTGTTGCTGGCGGACGAAGTCGGTCTGGGGAAAACCATTGAAGCCGGTATGATCATCCACCAGCAGTTGCTGGCGGGTCGAGCCAGTCGCGTGTTGATTATCGTACCGGAAACCCTGCAACATCAGTGGCTGGTCGAAATGCTGCGCCGCTTTAACCTGCTGTTCTCGCTGTTTGACGATGAGCGCTATGCCGAAGCCAAGCTGGATAGCAGCAATCCGTTCGAAACCGAACAGTTGGTGATTTGTTCACTGGGATTTGTGCAGCGTAACGCCCAGCGTTTTGCGCAGCTCGTCAACGCCGATTGGGATCTGCTGGTAGTCGATGAAGCCCACCACCTGGTCTGGAGCGAAGAAAGTCCCAGCGCAGAATATCAGGCCGTTGAAACGCTGGCACGCGCCACACCAGCTGTTCTGCTGTTAACCGCAACGCCGGAACAGCTTGGTCAGCAGAGTCACTTTGCACGTTTACGCCTGCTCGATCCCAACCGTTTCCACGACTATCAGGAATTCCTTGCCGAGCAGCAGCAGTATCGCCCGGTCGCCGATGCCGTCACGTTGCTGTTAGCGGGCGAGAAAGCCCAGACGGCTGAACTGAATGCGCTGAGCGATCTCTTGGGCGAGCAGGACATCGAGCCGCTGCTGAAAGCCATCAATAGCGACAGCGATGACAATCAGAAGGCACGTCAGGAACTGATCGCCATGCTGATGGATCGCCACGGCACCAGCCGCGTGTTATTCCGTAACACGCGTCAGGGGGTTAAAGGTTTCCCGCAGCGTATCCTGCATCAAATCCGCCTGCCGCTGCCGTCACAGTACCAAACGGCCATTAAAGTATCCGGCATTATGAACGCGAATAAGACGCTGGAAGTCCGCGCCCGCGACATGCTGTACCCGGAACAAATTTATCAACAGCTCGAAGGGGACGATGCCACCTGGTGGAACTTCGACCCGCGCGTGGAATGGTTACTGAACTACCTGACCGCCAACCGAGATGAAAAAGTGCTGGTGATCTGTGCGCAGGCCGCCACGGCACTACAGCTGGAGCAAGTGCTGCGCACGCGTGAAGCGATCCGCGCCGCCGTCTTCCATGAAGGACTGTCGATTCTGGAGCGTGACCGCGCCGCCGCCTACTTTGCTTCCGAAGAAGAAGGCGCACAGGTGCTGATCTGTTCAGAGATCGGCTCCGAAGGCCGTAACTTCCAGTTTGCCAGCCACTTAGTGATGTTCGATCTGCCGTTCAACCCCGATCTGCTGGAACAGCGTATCGGCCGTCTGGATCGTATCGGGCAGGCAAAAGAAATTCAGATTCTGGTGCCGTATCTGGAAAATACCGCGCAGGCCATGCTGGTGCGCTGGTATCACGAAGGGTTGGATGCGTTTGAGCACACCTGCCCGACAGGCCGCACCATCTATGATGCGCACCACGCGCAGCTGATCGAGCGACTGACGACCGTCGGTGAACAGCAAGGACTGGATGAATTTATTCACACCTGCCGCCAACAGCACGACAACCTGAAACAGCAACTTGAACAAGGCCGCGATCGTCTGCTGGAAATGCATTCTAACGGTGGAGAACAGGCTCAGCTGTTGGCGCAGGCCATCGCCGAGCAGGATAATGACGTCAATCTGGTGACATTCGCGCTGAACCTGTTTGATATTGTTGGCATCAATCAGGAAGATCGCAGCGATAACCTGATCATCCTGACGCCATCCGATCATATGCTGGTGCCGGATTTCCCTGGTCTGCCGCAGGACGGTTGTACGATCACTTTCGATCGCGATCAGGCACTTTCCCGCGAAGATGCGCAGTTTATCAGTTGGGAACACCCGCTCATCCGTAACGGACTCGATCTGGTGCTGTCCGGTGATACCGGAAGCTGTGCAGTGTCGCTGCTGAAAAATAAAGCCCTGCCGGTCGGTACGCTGCTGGCTGAACTGGTTTACGTTGTAGAAGCACAGGCGCCTAAGCACTTGCAGTTGACCCGTTTCCTGCCGCCAACGCCAGTTCGCCTGCTCATGGATCGTAAAGGGACTAATCTGGCGGCACAGGTTGAATTTGAGAGCTTCAACCGCCAGCTCAACGCGGTAAACCGGCATACGTCCAGCAAGCTGGTGAATGCGGTACAAGCAGACGTCCACGCCATGCTACAGCAGGCGGAAGCATTAGTTGAAGCGCAGGCACGCCAGCTCATTACCGAAGCACAGGAGCAGGCTGACCTGCAATTGCGCCGCGAGCTGGAACGTCTGGAAGCGCTGAAAGCCGTCAACCCTAACATTCGTGAAGATGAGCTGACCGCGCTGGAAAACCAGCGTGAGCAGGTGCTGAGTAACCTGCACGAAGCCAACTGGCGTCTGGATGCGATCCGTCTGGTTGTGGTAACGCATCAGTAA